Below is a window of Rhizobium jaguaris DNA.
AGATGATCGCCTTAAGCGCGGATCGCGACTTCCGCTTCGATTTCTACCGGGAGATTGAAAGGCAATCCGGCTACGCCGATGGCGGAACGAGCGTGAGCGCCGCGTTCCGCGCCATAGAGTTCCATTATGAGGTCGGTGAAACCATTGATGACCAGCGGATAGCGGTTGAAACTCTCATCCGCATTGACCATACCGAACACGCGCAACCAGCTTTCGACACGATCGAGATCGCCAATGCTTGCCTTCAGGTGCAAATTCCGAGGCAATCCGCCCCCTGATTCCGAAATGATGTCGCCCCCCAATTCCGAGAATTAGTCGCCCCCTTGTTCCGAGATGATGCCGCCCCCTACGGAGGGATGTGGCAAGGGTGTTCTGCCGGTGTGAAGTTCCTTCCGTCAATGATGACAAGGAAGGAACGGGATGCCTGCGGAGAGACTGGAGATGCGGCGTGTCCGCGAGATACTGAGATATCGGTCCGAGCAAGGGCTGGGCCACAAATCGATTGCGGTTCGGGTCGGAGCAGCAGCCTCGACGGTGCGCGAGACGCTGCGACGGGCGGCGGCTGCGGGGCTTTCGTGGCCGTTGGATGATGACGTGAGTGATGCCGTCCTGGAGGCGGCGCTCTACCGTGCGGCTGGGACGAAGACGGGTCATCGTCGCGCACCGGAGCCTGACTGGGTGCAAGTCCATCGCGAGCTCAAGCGCAAGCACGTGACGCTGCAAATTCTCTGGGACGAATACATAAGCCGTTATCCCGATGGTTACCGCTACAGCCGATATTGTGACCTCTATCGCGGCTGGGCGTTGAAGCTGCCGGTGACGATGCGGCAGGATCATATGGCGGGCGACAAATTGTTCGTCGACTACGCCGGCGACACGGTCACTGTTGTCGTTGATCGGCTGTCGGGCAAAACACGGCAGGCCCATTTATTTGTCGCTGTCCTGGGGGCATC
It encodes the following:
- a CDS encoding RidA family protein; this translates as MPRNLHLKASIGDLDRVESWLRVFGMVNADESFNRYPLVINGFTDLIMELYGAERGAHARSAIGVAGLPFNLPVEIEAEVAIRA